A window of Nanoarchaeota archaeon genomic DNA:
AATTCTTGATGCTGGCGGAACAAAATACACCTATTCAGTTTTATCCAGGATGTTTCCGAAAAGCGATATCGATACGTTGAATATTTCGGAAAGCGAAGCGTCAGGAAGCAAAAAACATATAATTGCAGACGCACAAAAATTTGACCTGCATCAAAAATACGACATTATTTTTGCAAACGACCTTATCGAGCACATTCCATCACCTGACGCATTTTTTGAATGCAGTTTCAATCACCTGAAAGAAAATGGTATTTTGGTAATAACAACGCCTAACCTCGCGTGCTGGTATAACCGCGTGTTCTTGCTTTTAGGGTATAGTTTAGCAAACTACAGCGCTTCATTGAAACATCGGACAGGAAACCCATTCATCAGGCAACTTCCTAATGAGCATAAAAGTGTTTTTAATTTTATGGGTTTAAATGATTTACTGAAGATATATCATTTCAAAGTCATATACGCAAAAGGATTTACCTACGGTGCAACACATCAAGTTTCGGCCGGCAAATTTCGCAGGATAAGAAAAGTCCTAAATTCAACGCTTCCAATGAGGTTGAAAG
This region includes:
- a CDS encoding class I SAM-dependent methyltransferase — encoded protein: MKLTENEKINITGEEKINVMEKGLASLKLNFEEKLKILDAGGTKYTYSVLSRMFPKSDIDTLNISESEASGSKKHIIADAQKFDLHQKYDIIFANDLIEHIPSPDAFFECSFNHLKENGILVITTPNLACWYNRVFLLLGYSLANYSASLKHRTGNPFIRQLPNEHKSVFNFMGLNDLLKIYHFKVIYAKGFTYGATHQVSAGKFRRIRKVLNSTLPMRLKEGLMIIAKRME